The Elaeis guineensis isolate ETL-2024a chromosome 11, EG11, whole genome shotgun sequence genomic interval GGATCTCAGCGGCTTCGTTGACCTGATCCTGGAGCAGACCACTGTCGGGACCATTGTGAAATCCGCCAGTCAGGatggagaggaggaaggagatgaTGATGGAGGGGATGATGACGAGAGTTTGTTTGCCGTCATCAGCGCCCTTAATCTGGGGAGATATGCTGTAAGAATATCTTAAACCCTGTGTCTCAATTTGGCTGGTTTACTttttctgatcaaaattttaccttTTGATCTCTCACAGGGCCATGGATGCATCAAGGAGCTCAAGCGGTTCCTTCTTGAAGTTTGTAGTGACGAGAGTACAAAGACAAAGCTGAAATTGCTGTTGGAACAGCAAGCGAGTGATGTTGGTCTGTTGGTCTCGCAGCGGTTTGTTAACTGCCCCTACCAACTGGTGCCTCCACTATATGACGCGCTCTTTGATGAGGTTTCATGGGCAACAGAGGATGAGGTTCGAGGCAATTTACTTGTTTTCTGTAtcagttcactgagttcacttgAATTGTTAACTTCATTCCTTTAGTTGTTTTGCTTCTTAAAGCCCACACAGGAGCTTCGAGATTCCTTCCGCCTCAAATACTATATGTTGCTTACCAGAATCTTGGAGGTATATTGTTTTCCTATCCAAATTTACTTCTTTATTGACATTTAAATCTTGGTGATTGAACATCAGCTTATAGTGTCTTGTGACTTAGCTGGCTGGTAATAACCCAAGGAAACATGTTCTGTTGTAAGCGGAGATTAgtagcttttttattttttaaagaataTTAGTGAGGATCAGGATCCATGGAATTTAATCTCTATTTTATAGTGTAGAGTTATCTTTCTGCTTCTCTTGATCTTTCTATGGTCCTAAGTTCCCTTCTTATTGTATCTTACTGAAGAACAAAAATGTCAACCAACGCAAGGCAAAACAAAGCCAGGATTACGAGGAACCTTTCATTTATATAAAGGCAGAAGATGAGATTTTTCGTGAGGTATTTATGGTCAGTATATATGATATCATTTTGTTTTAATACTTAGGTTATTTATATGGTCTTTGTTCTCATTTCAGCTCAGCTTGTTATCTTTTACTTTTCGTCTGCATGCTGAGCAGTTGATTTCACATGAGGTATGCTGCAATATAGCTGTCCATGATTATGCTTTACATTGCTGTTCTTCTCCCATTTTACAATTTTTTTCAAAGATTATTATCGTGctagaaaggaaaaaaatgagaCTTTTCACAGTGGCAGAACATGTAATTGATTATGTGTAGAACGATGCCTTTGTGAccaattataatttaataatgaaAGCTTTTCCTGTTAATTTTACTTAAACCCAAATGCACGTGGCTGCTCAATATTTTAGAGataggatatttttaaaaaagattcTAGCATAAAGTGGTATCTAACATAGCTTATGAGATTGCTTAAATTTTATTTGTTACATGCTGTTCTTAATCTATATAAGCTTAAGTTTTGCTGACTATGAAATTGGACTTCAGAGGACATGGGGCTCTTATTATGCATAGAATTATGGACATCCCAATTTTAGGATGGCTTCCCCTAAGACTCCTCAGAGTCCAGCAATCTTCAAACCTCAgccttttattataaaaatttagcatGGTTTAACCTCTTAAGATAGAAATTTGATTAGGATTATTACAGAAATTGAGAAGTTGGGAAATGTAGCTGCTTTTATATCATGTTAGGATTTAAAACATAAGACCGTCTAGAAGGGGAGTTACTACGTTGTTATGGTTATTTCTTATGAGAAGGCACTATTAGGTATTATCACCGCTTATATGTAAATAAGAGAAAATTATGCACAAAAGTAGGTCAATTTTATTGGAtcctttttaaaaataaaaaaaaagttggaACAAGTTATTTTTTTGGGTTGTCATGCAATGGTTATTGTTAGTGAATTATCACAATAAGGGCtaccttttttgaatttttttttattccttcTAGCTGTTCCAATAGCTCTCCATTTAATTACCCCTTTTATTTgctgatttttaattttctacgTCAAGTTAATTGCTGCTCTAAAATTCTAGATCAAATTTCTGGTCTTGGAGCAATTGTTAACTCATCTAACCATTATGCATTCACGTAAATCAATTAAGAGAAAGGATCTATCTTATCAGCATTTTCCTAGTGTGGCTGTTCTGCCGCAGATGTAAGCCCTATGCTAAAGGAATCTGGCAGTAGTGATCTGCAAGGTAAGAATATCCTGAATTGTGTAAACAATTCACTGGAAGGCATATACGGTGGCAGATTTCTCCAGATCAgcaatgatcaaattaaagttGGATAAAGAATTTGCTCATCCATTTTGACCATGTGGAAAAAAGCCCCTTTTACCCATATAATTGAGGTAAGATGCGATATGATCCAGATAGCAGAGTTGGTTGTCTGATGATATTGTAGAGAGATGTCTAACAATGAGAAGGGCATTAAGAAAGAAGTGGTAGAGTTCTGCGGTAAATGACATCATTGAATCTGATTGAGCTAGATATTGCTCATCACCATTTTGAACAAGTCTGTTTAGTTTTGGACCAGATCTTAGTTTTAACCCTTAATTTCTTATTTACTGAGGAAGCATGAAGCCCATGGTGCAAAACAGGATTATAcagctgaaattataatttcttgCTGTAACTTAGGCATAAAATAGAATTGTAATACTTCATTTTGACTTATGCTCGGCCAACCTATTTGATCGTTTTCTAAACTGGAGAAAGATTTTATAATGGTGATAAAGTCGTAAAAGAAGTTATATTGAAGAATGCAGGGCCCACCACTTATGAACCAAACATATTAACTAATATACAATCTTTATCGTGGTCATTCACTTTAGTGGTCTCAACATGCAGTTGGTCACTGAAACAGCATGTTAAATTTTTGCTCTTAATTTCCTCCtttatgttttctttttcttaacctTCTTCTTCATCAGTTTTGCTTCTCCCTCTTCTTGTTTCATTTGTCTTATTTGACCTTAATTCTTtgccaaatttaatttgattgaaagaAAATGCCGAAACACTTCTTTTCTTGCCTGAAATTTTATCACAAGTGCTTCTTTGATCATAAACAAGGTTTACATCAATCAGCCAAAGCCCTCAGGAACTCCCTTTAATAGTCTAATAGTCTATTTCTGCAGGAACTTAAACAAAAAATTTAGTCTAAATAATCCTTTTGTTAAAATAGAAAATGCTAAACCAACACTAATCCTCACAAACAACCCTGTAAATCAGGGTTAGCGCCTCATTATTTGCCTATGGGTTGCATGGGTCGCAGCCCTCCTACAGTTAGCTGTCTTGTGGTTGCTGACCATGATACACTCAGTTCTGCACTTCACAGTAACCATATTAACCTAAATGAGATGCAGGTAATCATAAAATTAATGGAACATTGATTCTGGAGGCTCCCATCATGGCATTGGGTGATGCTGGGCAGCACCTATGCCGTCATAATTTGTTGAGAGAGCAAAATTTTGTTCTAATTGAAGACATGTTGACATTGTGTATATGTGATCCAGAGGCCAATTACGAGCAAAATATGAGGCTGAACAAGGATGCAGATGGTCATTGTCTTTACATGACTGCCACAGAAGTATTAGGCCTATGGGCTTGATGGCCTTGACTTGCTGATATCTGAGCCCATAAGTTGGGGTGAACTGCTTAGTCATTTAAATGTTTCGGGCCCATGACTTGTTTTAGTGGTTATGCACCTAAGATACATGGGAAGTATTTGGAAAAGTATTGGGAGAAGCTAAAGAATTGGAAGAAATGGTTTAATTGGATCTTGTTAAACTAATTGTTTATATTAATCCAAGTATGAGCATTAAATCTGAGCATGAGAAGGAGAataatattttaacaaaatttcTCGTTTAATACTGTATCTGAGTCATCATACTGGAAAGGTGGATTTAGGAGAGACAGAAGGTAAAATTCAACCAACCTTCCAAACTTCTCTGTTGAAACTTTTTAGTGATAAAGAGTATTTGGTTTCTGGGAAG includes:
- the LOC105053786 gene encoding protein BCCIP homolog isoform X2 gives rise to the protein MGPLPKTQGNPKTLASLLHPSRRPWASDGRRSGAASRGPLPSSSPFPPSPASSSSPTRPPSPNPALPIPLLPPNPQSVDGIADPKPPKAIKRMESSEDEEEKQEIEMVQADFEFFDPKPGDFNGVKLLLQSYLDKKPWDLSGFVDLILEQTTVGTIVKSASQDGEEEGDDDGGDDDESLFAVISALNLGRYAGHGCIKELKRFLLEVCSDESTKTKLKLLLEQQASDVGLLVSQRFVNCPYQLVPPLYDALFDEVSWATEDELFCFLKPTQELRDSFRLKYYMLLTRILENKNVNQRKAKQSQDYEEPFIYIKAEDEIFRELSLLSFTFRLHAEQLISHELKNYREMGLVMVVKADDISKFREKLKSLLAKS
- the LOC105053786 gene encoding protein BCCIP homolog isoform X1, with the protein product MGPLPKTQGNPKTLASLLHPSRRPWASDGRRSGAASRGPLPSSSPFPPSPASSSSPTRPPSPNPALPIPLLPPNPQSVDGIADPKPPKAIKRMESSEDEEEKQEKIEMVQADFEFFDPKPGDFNGVKLLLQSYLDKKPWDLSGFVDLILEQTTVGTIVKSASQDGEEEGDDDGGDDDESLFAVISALNLGRYAGHGCIKELKRFLLEVCSDESTKTKLKLLLEQQASDVGLLVSQRFVNCPYQLVPPLYDALFDEVSWATEDELFCFLKPTQELRDSFRLKYYMLLTRILENKNVNQRKAKQSQDYEEPFIYIKAEDEIFRELSLLSFTFRLHAEQLISHELKNYREMGLVMVVKADDISKFREKLKSLLAKS
- the LOC105053786 gene encoding protein BCCIP homolog isoform X3, with amino-acid sequence MGPLPKTQGNPKTLASLLHPSRRPWASDGRRSGAASRGPLPSSSPFPPSPASSSSPTRPPSPNPALPIPLLPPNPQSVDGIADPKPPKAIKRMESSEDEEEKQEKIEMVQADFEFFDPKPGDFNGVKLLLQSYLDKKPWDLSGFVDLILEQTTVGTIVKSASQDGEEEGDDDGGDDDESLFAVISALNLGRYAGHGCIKELKRFLLEVCSDESTKTKLKLLLEQQASDVGLLVSQRFVNCPYQLVPPLYDALFDEVSWATEDEPTQELRDSFRLKYYMLLTRILENKNVNQRKAKQSQDYEEPFIYIKAEDEIFRELSLLSFTFRLHAEQLISHELKNYREMGLVMVVKADDISKFREKLKSLLAKS
- the LOC105053786 gene encoding protein BCCIP homolog isoform X6: MGQRRPAKRRRLSRTPSLLLSFSPFSRFLLFAHSSSVPKSGSPDPSPSSKSTVDGIADPKPPKAIKRMESSEDEEEKQEIEMVQADFEFFDPKPGDFNGVKLLLQSYLDKKPWDLSGFVDLILEQTTVGTIVKSASQDGEEEGDDDGGDDDESLFAVISALNLGRYAGHGCIKELKRFLLEVCSDESTKTKLKLLLEQQASDVGLLVSQRFVNCPYQLVPPLYDALFDEVSWATEDEPTQELRDSFRLKYYMLLTRILENKNVNQRKAKQSQDYEEPFIYIKAEDEIFRELSLLSFTFRLHAEQLISHELKNYREMGLVMVVKADDISKFREKLKSLLAKS
- the LOC105053786 gene encoding protein BCCIP homolog isoform X4 → MGQRRPAKRRRLSRTPSLLLSFSPFSRFLLFAHSSSVPKSGSPDPSPSSKSTVDGIADPKPPKAIKRMESSEDEEEKQEKIEMVQADFEFFDPKPGDFNGVKLLLQSYLDKKPWDLSGFVDLILEQTTVGTIVKSASQDGEEEGDDDGGDDDESLFAVISALNLGRYAGHGCIKELKRFLLEVCSDESTKTKLKLLLEQQASDVGLLVSQRFVNCPYQLVPPLYDALFDEVSWATEDELFCFLKPTQELRDSFRLKYYMLLTRILENKNVNQRKAKQSQDYEEPFIYIKAEDEIFRELSLLSFTFRLHAEQLISHELKNYREMGLVMVVKADDISKFREKLKSLLAKS
- the LOC105053786 gene encoding protein BCCIP homolog isoform X5, with the protein product MGQRRPAKRRRLSRTPSLLLSFSPFSRFLLFAHSSSVPKSGSPDPSPSSKSTVDGIADPKPPKAIKRMESSEDEEEKQEIEMVQADFEFFDPKPGDFNGVKLLLQSYLDKKPWDLSGFVDLILEQTTVGTIVKSASQDGEEEGDDDGGDDDESLFAVISALNLGRYAGHGCIKELKRFLLEVCSDESTKTKLKLLLEQQASDVGLLVSQRFVNCPYQLVPPLYDALFDEVSWATEDELFCFLKPTQELRDSFRLKYYMLLTRILENKNVNQRKAKQSQDYEEPFIYIKAEDEIFRELSLLSFTFRLHAEQLISHELKNYREMGLVMVVKADDISKFREKLKSLLAKS